The sequence atgtttttaaatttatttatttatttacattaaattaacattcaaacttatatatattacataataacaacaatacatGGACTATTTATACTCTCTTGTGGAATGTCATTGGGAAAATCTAACTATCGTTTAGAAAATACTCGAATTTTCAAcggaatatttttaatatttttctcgcTCATTTACATTTTGTTCTAAAATTCTATAAATCTTAAATATTAAACactcaacaaaacaaaaaacaacaggaaaaggaaaagaaaacaaaaaaaaaattaaacaaaatcaaattaatcgattaataggAAACGAAAaccatgaaaattatttgttatatgAAGTATAAGATAGAGTAGGTATATGAGCATTGCTTTGGGTATTATCAGCTGTCTCCTTATCTTCGGGCAATTCCGGATCTTCACGTTCTTCCTCCTCATCGATGATACTAATGTCACGTATGGAAGGACGGTGACTGCGGCGCCAacctagaaaaataaattttgcgtTCAATGAGTTatgaaaatatgtaattaagttTGCTTAACTTACCTTCTACTACTTGAGGTTGTTTAGTTTTGGTTAATAGTTTCGTGCCCGTCACCGAGATCAAAATGGCTCCCAGAGGGGCTGTGAGCACAATGGACAAGACAGCTATGGTTTGCACTACATAGGCATAGTGTTTGTCTTGTTCTGAAGCATCAGCACCCAAATGTTTCATGGCTACGGGCCCTAAAGCAGCCTGCACGGTAGCCTTTGACATCCAAGAGAGAGCAACAAAGAATTTCTCTTTCATATTCAGTTTATCGCCGAAAGCAATACCGGCCGTACAGAGAATACGCAAGACACAACCGATTGCTATACAACCAATGCCAACGGACACGATGTCGGGATCGAGTTCGGAAATCTGGAAAATAAGGTAGAGTTATTGTTTAATATATGTTCAGTTCTATTtcatttctagttcagttctggttcagttctagttcagttctagttcagttctagttcagttctagttcagttctagttcagttctagttcagttctagttcagttctagttcagttctagttcagttctagttcagttctagttctagttcagttctagttcagttctagttcagttctagttcagttctagttcagttctagttcagttctagttcagttctagttcagttctagttcagttctagttcagttctagttcagttctagttcagttctagttcagttctagttcagttctagttcagttctagttcagttctagttcagttctagttcagttctagttcagttctagttcagttctagttcagttctagttcagttctagttcagttctagttcagttctagttcagttctagttcagttctagttctagttcagttctagttcagttctagttcagttctagttcagttctagttcagttctagttcagttctagttcagttctagttctagttcagttctagttcagttctagttcagttctagttcagttctagttcagttctagttcagttctagttcagttctagtttagttctagttcagttctagttcagttctagttcagttctagttcacttctagttcagttctagttcaaagttaatatttatttaaacattctcCATTTTCTCCACTCACCTTAACAGTGGCACCTGTAATACCGAATAGTATGGGCTCGAAAATCATCCAGAAAATTTCAAAAGCTGTAGACACTGGATTGTCTTCCACTTCCCAGCCTTGTTTGCACCAGAACAGATTCGAAACGAAAGCAGCAAATACCGCCGCCAAGGGACCAGCACCTTCATAACCAATCTCCTCACTGCCATAAATGGCCACCAAACCGCCCGAAAACAACATAATAGTACGGAGAGGCACCACATAGGGATCACCCTTCTCGGGGAAAAATCTAGCAATATAACCCCAGACGACACCAAAGGCCAAACCACCCAGAATACAAACTGGAGCCTGGGAAATTTGATAGCCCAGACCACGATCCGAAAACATGACACTGCTTATGATACCAAAAATGGCCACAGACAGGGCATCATCAATACCAGCGACAGCAATAATTAAAGTGGGAATACCCTTGGCCACACCATAGCCTTTAGTACGCAGGCGGAATAGACAGGGTACAACAACAGCGGGCGAGACGGCGGCAATAATGGCACCCAAGAGGAAAGCCCAGACCCAAGGTAAATCGagtaagaagtgggtggagagacCCACAACGCAACATTCCAAAATCCAAGGAATTATGCCCAACTTTAAGATGGTCTTGTAGACCTTCTTAAAGGCTTCGGGTTCCATTTCGAGACCAGCTCGAATTAAAATTATGGTTAAAGCAAATTTACGTAAATGAGCGGTGACTATTGAGAAATCACCTTCCAAATTGGTCCAGCCAACATTCTGTgaaagagaaatacaaattttgaggttagaaataattaaaaatcatagttaaattttatttctaagcTCTTGAATAATAATGCTGTTTTAGTAACAGGCTTTAGTTAGAATTTAGAGGAAATCATTAACgtattttttaaaccttttattattttttacttaaaaatgtaGGAGAACAGAGCcaaaatttgtgtatttaagTCTGAATATTTTCCTAAACAGATTTAGATGCTCTCTTTCCTTATTTGTCAAATTTGCAGGTTTATATTAATTTacgaaaacgttttaaaattcaGACTAAAACCTATAAAACTGAATAGTACGACGACaacttaaatattgaaaacaaagtaGTCCCAAACTCACCTGAAACAATATGCCGACCAGCAACATACCAATCAAACGTGGCAACGTTGTTAGCGATATCAAATAACCACCAAAATTCGCCGCCACTGCCAACACCACTAAACCGAATAGCTGACCACCAGGGGCAGCTGAATCTCCTATAATCACATATGCTGTTATCCATAACAGCACTCCTATTAGAATAAGCACCAAGAGGCGGGCAAATTGTCTAAATGATGGACACAATGGGTAGGGGCATAACTTTTGCCAGTGTGGTGGCTCCCATGAGGGGGTGTTTTCTTCGCCGCGACATTTGAAGCAGAATGTATACAGCCAGGATTCTTCTATGCTGTTGGTGCCCACAGATGACATCTGCTGTTGGGAAATTTTAGCATTGAGAGTATCTAGTGCTGAAATTCTATAGGGTCTGTTGTCTGGAAATGGAAGAGGAGAAAAGAGAGATGATTTGAATTAAAAggtaaattgaaattaaatgttaattcatgtaaatatgtatgtatttaaaatacagTACTTAATGGAAATCTCAAGTCCCTGTGGACCACATAAAGAATTTAATGATACAGTCTGTATTTTTCATACATCAAGTCAAATTAATATAATGTCAAACTTAGCAGGCTCTGAATAGAAAGAAAACCTTGTGATATTTCcgtattacaatattttagtggtatttatttacaatctGCGGATTTCATATTCATATTTCAGAGCATCACTTGTTTGGGATTTGTTTACGTAAATTCGGTCTTTTAAATGACACCAGAGAAAATAGTACAACGGTGTTAAATCACAAGAACGAAGCGGCGAAGAGCGAATCGGAAATTTCTCAAGCAACTAGTGTCAACATTaaaaccatagagaacatagagcggaaactcgaaaaaaactcaaacaaaaaaattactcaaaaaagttacacatacgagtgttgtttttgtttttacatagttttttttactaatacattctcaccacttaggtttttgacaactaagttaggtctttgacaggagagtttccgctctatgtgttttctctatgattAAAACATTTATCATAGTTTGGTAGAACTGACAACTTAATTTTTGGCattatataattttacatttaattttcttcataatCTCAATATTGCCAACAATTTACAATTAAAGATCGTTGTTCACGAAAGTGAACAAGTTTATATTGAATAAATGTCGAAGGATGATAGTTCAATTCTTAACATGCCATCATAAGTAGTACCTTACTAACCAAATTAAGGTACATAAGTATACTTTTATTTCCTCAGAGATTTTACGCACTGCTTCTTAATGATCTTACGAAACATCATAATGTTCACAGTACTGAGGAAGTAAGGAATATTATTGACAAAAGTCTCGCGTCCATGCAGCATCACATCgtttaaaacatatggcttgcAAGTTAATTTAAATGAGGATCGTTGCAAACGATTACTAAACCTATTAAAGAGGTGCAGCAAGTTCAGATTTAATCTGAGCTTTCAGAGATTTCAGAAGTAATTCTTCAAAGATCTTAATATTCATAGTACTAAGGAAGTAAGAAATATTGTTGATAAAAGTTTCGCGTAAATTCAGTATCAAGTcgatataaaacaaatattgtttgtGCGTGACATTAGGATCAGTGGAAACGATGGTTAACCCTATTTAAAAACTTCACTCAGATTTCATTTGTGCTTATAATTCAATGATCTTACGAACCCCTCTTATGTACTCAGTACTAAGGAAGTAAGAAATATTGTTGATAAAAGTTTCGCGTAAATTCAGCATTCGGTCGATATAAAACAAGTATTGGTTGTACATGAAATTGGGATCAATGGAAACGTTGATTGAACCTATTTAAGTGTTTATAATTCAATGATTTTAAGAATATTTCTAATGTTCACAGTACTggagaaatatgaaatattattgaaaatagtCTCGCATACGTGCAGCGTCAGATCGCATTGAAAATATTGCTTATAAGTGAAATTAGCGGATTGTTGAATGAGGATCAGTGGCAATGATGATTGGATCTCTTTAAGCACTTCAGTAAGATCTTATTTGCGCCTACAAGTTTGATGATCGAAGCTTAACTGAGGAGACCAAAGATAAATAAAGCAACAAACAGTTATGGTTTAATTCAGGTATAttctaataattaaaacaatgaGGATGAGTATCCGATTCATGGTAACCAGAACAGTTGGTTAGACCATCGAGGTGGGATACTATGTTGGTAATAAGGCTTCAATAAAGTATGAACAATCCAAGAGAGATAATGCAACAATGATTTTACCTTTATAAGAACTTCAGTCAGATTTAATTTGAGCATACAAAATTATggtataatataataatataatcaATGATGTTTGCGTTTCTGACACTCAAATTACCCATCTGAAACACAAAATTTGGGAGGTTAATGTATGAGGATCACATTAAGATGATGCTATGTAT comes from Calliphora vicina chromosome 2, idCalVici1.1, whole genome shotgun sequence and encodes:
- the Nha1 gene encoding sodium/hydrogen exchanger 9B2 isoform X2 — encoded protein: MNEISENVPNGSTVPGGGGGGGVGSVSSGGASVNNTGLPIVSDLNTNGTYKNSIVIDNQPKRRVSIASDPAAEGRHVGGYDNPAFEQNPRRKISQTSVHSHTEIGPVRRKSILINAVGHDNESDHGSQCSYDNRPYRISALDTLNAKISQQQMSSVGTNSIEESWLYTFCFKCRGEENTPSWEPPHWQKLCPYPLCPSFRQFARLLVLILIGVLLWITAYVIIGDSAAPGGQLFGLVVLAVAANFGGYLISLTTLPRLIGMLLVGILFQNVGWTNLEGDFSIVTAHLRKFALTIILIRAGLEMEPEAFKKVYKTILKLGIIPWILECCVVGLSTHFLLDLPWVWAFLLGAIIAAVSPAVVVPCLFRLRTKGYGVAKGIPTLIIAVAGIDDALSVAIFGIISSVMFSDRGLGYQISQAPVCILGGLAFGVVWGYIARFFPEKGDPYVVPLRTIMLFSGGLVAIYGSEEIGYEGAGPLAAVFAAFVSNLFWCKQGWEVEDNPVSTAFEIFWMIFEPILFGITGATVKISELDPDIVSVGIGCIAIGCVLRILCTAGIAFGDKLNMKEKFFVALSWMSKATVQAALGPVAMKHLGADASEQDKHYAYVVQTIAVLSIVLTAPLGAILISVTGTKLLTKTKQPQVVEGWRRSHRPSIRDISIIDEEEEREDPELPEDKETADNTQSNAHIPTLSYTSYNK
- the Nha1 gene encoding sodium/hydrogen exchanger 9B2 isoform X1; translation: MYIQHKNMNEISENVPNGSTVPGGGGGGGVGSVSSGGASVNNTGLPIVSDLNTNGTYKNSIVIDNQPKRRVSIASDPAAEGRHVGGYDNPAFEQNPRRKISQTSVHSHTEIGPVRRKSILINAVGHDNESDHGSQCSYDNRPYRISALDTLNAKISQQQMSSVGTNSIEESWLYTFCFKCRGEENTPSWEPPHWQKLCPYPLCPSFRQFARLLVLILIGVLLWITAYVIIGDSAAPGGQLFGLVVLAVAANFGGYLISLTTLPRLIGMLLVGILFQNVGWTNLEGDFSIVTAHLRKFALTIILIRAGLEMEPEAFKKVYKTILKLGIIPWILECCVVGLSTHFLLDLPWVWAFLLGAIIAAVSPAVVVPCLFRLRTKGYGVAKGIPTLIIAVAGIDDALSVAIFGIISSVMFSDRGLGYQISQAPVCILGGLAFGVVWGYIARFFPEKGDPYVVPLRTIMLFSGGLVAIYGSEEIGYEGAGPLAAVFAAFVSNLFWCKQGWEVEDNPVSTAFEIFWMIFEPILFGITGATVKISELDPDIVSVGIGCIAIGCVLRILCTAGIAFGDKLNMKEKFFVALSWMSKATVQAALGPVAMKHLGADASEQDKHYAYVVQTIAVLSIVLTAPLGAILISVTGTKLLTKTKQPQVVEGWRRSHRPSIRDISIIDEEEEREDPELPEDKETADNTQSNAHIPTLSYTSYNK